AATCCAGGCTCAGGAGATTCAAATAAAAAGAGAATGAACATCTGCACACCTGTGGCCTTCTCCTTCCTCCAGGCTGCAGGCAGCAACACTGAGCACACAGCGCTGGTGGAAAAACGTCTCCCACAACAAATCAATCTGATGTGTGCCTTCACTGACCGAGAACAATCTGGAAAACACAGTAAAGCAGAAGAGAGTGAGGGCACAAAATAACACAAAGGTTTATAAGATTAAATCAGTTTTAAGTTTAACACATTGTTCTCTCACATTATGTTAAATACATCTCTTTTCTCAAGACATTTCTCATTTGAGAGCATTTAAACAGTTGGAAGGAAGACTTGTTACAACGTTAACTCTTTCTTCAAGCTAATAAGAGAGGGTTTAGATGTGTGGGAAACATCTTTTTTCTGTGAGAGTGACCCACCTGAGAGCTCCGTCGCTGCAGGCCATAGCCAGGAGAACACCGTCTGGCTTCTcctccaccacctccacagACATGTACCTGAAACACACACGCCGCTGGTAAGACATAGGTAGACTAGATTTCAAAAGAAAAAGAGTATGGGGGTAAATTCAGCGGATTGTTTGGCACTCAGATATTGCACCTTCGTCCTGTAAAAATCTATGCAAACTTCAAAAAAAAATTAAGGATATATACTTGTGTTGTTAGAGAAAGTATCTGATGAAAGAAATTAAGGAGGGAGAAATCACTACGCAGACATtagtatatataaaaaaaaattcaaatcttGTGTAATTGCTTTTACATGTGTACAGAACACAACATGGACCTGCCTGGTTTCTGGGTCCATTTTCACCGTCTTGTGCCGGTTCCGCCTCTTCTCCCATTGTTCGTCCAATCGGTGACTGGCCACCTGGATcacctgacaggagggagccagtcTCTGCTGGTCCCAGCCGATCGACAGCCGGTAACACTGCATCTGAGCTCTCCCCCCCGCTGACACCAGCAGGGCTGAGAGGGACTGTTTCtggctctccccccccccctcctggcgCGTTACCGCTGTCACCGTGCGAATGCTTGAGATGTGGTCGGTGATAACTGAGAGAACTTTAATGCTGCCAGAGCGGGGCTGAATTGCAATGACGGTTAAGCTAGTGTCCTCTCCTCCCGTCACCACTATCTCCCAATGCCCTCCCTCTTTGAGTTCATCCATTCCCTCAGTTTCTGCCAAATCTCCAGGACTTTCAGTTTGATTCTCATTTTTGATTCCCCTTATCATCCCAAGTCTGCACATACATCCAATCCCCCTCCCATGGACACCCTCTCTCAGGCCCCACCCTCCGGCTTTTCCACCTATGCTCAGTGCCTCTCCTGGTGTCTGTGATGTCATGACAGCCCCCTGCTTGATGAAGACCAGCGCTCCGTATCCGGGCCACACCCCTTTGTGGGGTGGCCAGAGACTCCAGGAGCGATGCCCCCCACCACAAGGCACTGCAAACAGTCTCTCTTGCCTCACGGGGTCCCAAACCACAAAGTGGACACCATGAAAGCCAATTATAGCAAACCGGGCTTCTCTTCCCTTATTCTCCGTCCTTTCTTCCTCAGGTCTAAAGCTCTCTTCCTCCTCCGCCTCTTCCACAGGAATGTCGGGTTCAAGAATCAGAATCCTCTCCAGCCACTCCATGCCCTTGCAGGCCCGCTGGACTCGGAGAACCTGCAGCTGAAGTCCATCTTTGTTCTCAACACTCTTTTCTTCAGGTTTTTCGGGAGGTGTTGGATTCACTCTGAAGACCCTCACACAGCCGTCCCTGCCCGTGCTGTAGAGCAGCCCCTGGTACTCACACACTGAAGTTACACCCTGTTTCCCATGCACCCCAAACCGGCAGCTTAGTGGGTGAAGCGTTGGGTGTCTGTCCTCCACCATTTCAGTTTTTATGTCTCCACCGCTTCCATTTCCCTCCGCTTCAAGCCCTTCACCATCTGTtggtttcctgcctgtctgcgaACTTTCAGCAATTCTTTTTCCATCTCTCATGTTTCGCTCCTGCTTTCCTCCTTCCTGAAACAAAAGCAGGGACCCTCTCCTGTCCCCACACACCCACAGCAACCCCTGTGACGAGGAGTGGAGGCACACTGCAGCTGTCAGCCAGCGTTTGGCACAGGAGGGAAGGAGGAAGGGAGGAAGGGGTTTCACACTGAGAGCCAAGGGAGAGTTCTCATCTAATTCTACCTTTACACACCAGCGAGAGACAAATCCTTCAGCTCCGGATGCtagcaaatacatttgttcttttgccTCATGCCAAATAAGGCTATGGATCTTCCCTGAGCCGCCTGTAAGGAGAATCCCACACTGAGGATGAGAGATGGGGAAGACATGTATGGATCCGCTGAGGTTTGCAACAGCACACAAGTTAACTTTTGCTGTTGAGTTTTTCACACTGACAGTTGTTGTTTCCATCACACAATACGATTGAAAGTCAGTAGTCCCCTGCCATACCATCTCCCACTGCCCGTCGCTGTATTGGTAAACTGTTCCGTGGTCTGTGCAAACCACAAACTTGCTCTGACTCCATGGTGCATTTGTATCCTCTTCCCCTGCTATACAGACCGCTTTAGGCAAGCCTTGACCGGTAAATCTCAGGTCTGTTAGCTTCTCTGTCGCTGCCTCCTCCGTCGTATCCATCCCCTCCTCGCTCCCTTCCACCCTCCACAACCTCACCCCTCCATCTGCCCCCCCTGTAGCAACCCATCTCTCTCCATCTGCTCTTCCCTCACTGATTGCGAGTGCACGAACCCCGCCTGCTTTGTGTCCCTTCAACGTCCGAACCACCTTGCCCTCTCCAGCCCAGTCCCACACTAAACAGGCCCCATCTTCACCGGCACTGAACACATTTCCTGGGGAGAGACGCACGGAGAATACCCTCGCCTGGTGTCCATATAGGACCCTTAAACACGACGGGTTCAAGTCCCCACACTTCCCCCCAGGTCCTCCTAAAGCACCTACACCCCAAACCCTTACACTGCGGTCGTCAGAAGCTGAGGCCAGCCATCCTTTCTCCTGGAGGTAAGAGATGCTGAAGATGACCCCGCTGTGGCCTAACAGACGTCTCTCCACTGGAGCTTTGTGCTTCGAGTTGCTACTTTCATCTCCTCCTGCTCCAGGCTTCCAGAGGACAAGTTGGTTGAAAACAGTCCCTCCCACTAAGATGGTATCATCCCAGGATTCATGTACAAGAAGGAGGGCAGAGTACAGCAGACAGCCCTCCAGACAGGAGCGCTGAAGCAGGGCATTTCCTGTCCTGATGTCCAGGAGAAGAGCACTATTATGGGCTACAGCCACACCGAGCAGGGAGTGTTTGTCTCCGGAGAGCCACCGGACGTCCAGGGCCCAGTCCTGGAGCTCCATGAGGGGACCCAGAATCTCCAAACGCAGATGTTCCCCATCCTGGAGATCCACATGGAGCCTCACCAACCTCACAGCCTTGCCTCCAAACACCACAATGTCATAGAAGTtgggccccaagatggagctcCGTTCTGGGGATtcacagaggagaggagatgtAATGGGTGAATgaacagaaaaacaacattaaaaaaaagtaagtgAGATTAAACTATTGCCAAGACTGCCATTATTGTATACATCCTGGGAGAAGGGAAACATAGAACATAATCACTAAGTGCAACAGAGGAAATGTAATATAACAGTGACTTATAAACATTGCCTCATCTGTCTTCTTACCAGCCGCAAGACTCCTAGGTCTTATTCCGTGGATTCTGTAGTTTTGGAGCACACTCAGTGAGGCACAGGCTTTTGGACGATGTTGGAGACTGTACACCGTCAAGACTGGACCCTCACCTGTCAGGAAAGGGTAACGGAAGATTTTGCTTAGTGCATCGTGGGATCCTTCATGGTGTTCAGACTTCTTTTAaaaatagacacacacacagccccctTAGAAAGCATTAGCACAATTTCTACTAATGCATTTATAGTTTGACCtaaataaatatacataatAAACATAATGCACATACGAGTATATGGGAAACCCAATGATATTTCCCTTTTGTACCGCATTTATATACAACATTATACATCGATAGTGCTTCCTACCCGTCAGAAGAAATGCATCCTGAAGAAACTCCAGAGCTGTGACTGGAGATACCAAGGCTGCTGTCTCCATCTCTAAATGGTTAATAACTTTCACGAAGACACATTACCAATGGTTCCTGAAATATTCAAAGGTACAACACACTTATTAAAGACGGTAGCATCCGAAAAGATTGCAAACAAGCAGCGGGGACCACAGGCCTCTTAAATATTCAAATGTTTAAAAGTCTACGTTGAGAACAGTTGTCATTAGCTTTTCAGTTAGCAAAACAAGCTAACAGCATGAGTACTTCTTATGTTGTTTATTAAGTGCAAACCTAGAAATGTATCTTTGCTAGGTCGATATTAATACTGCTACATGATTTACTTACAAAGAGGACCAAACGCCTGAAAAAATGTGATTCAAATCTGCGTTAAAACATCTTTATTTGACTTCTCCGTCAGCAATCCAGTACCCATGTGTTTCTGAACTGTCTTCCGTGCCGCATCTAAACCAATCGGGCAACGCTAATGGGTTCCTGGACTCTGATTGGTTAGAAAGATGTACGATGTATTTGTATTGGAGAAAGCAACCCATGTGACCGACTGTCACTGAGTTGTGCTACCTTTAGGTATCTtctggagaaaaagaaaagttgTTCAGTAGGCTATATGTGTGGTATTTGTTTTTCTGATAATTtaattgaagaagaagaagaagattcaacttattgtcattacgtagtacaggtactatgaaACGAAACGGTGtccctgcatttgacccatcctagtgttaggagcagtgggctgccattatgtacggcgcccggggagcagtgaaggggacggtgccttgctcagggacacctcggtagcacttggtctttccgggacttgaactggtgaccttccagttgccaagccaagtccctaagGACTTCGCCAACACCGCCAATGATTACCATTATcagaaaaaaattatatttaagTAAGATTGTAAGTGTAAATACTTCATACATATGATAACTATTCATACCACAACAATACAAAACAATTGTGCTGGCACACAACAATTCACAGGAACATCTTAGGAGGTCATGTGAGTTAGCTTAATGCTCTTTTACAGATATTGGCTATTTCTATGTCAACAATTCATAGAGTTATTGCAAGTGACACCCACAGTGATTACCGAGTGGACATTGAACGCGTCAGGAGGCAGTGGTTTCTGTAGCAGTGTAGCTAACTTCAGCGTCAGCCATGCCTGGGAAATGTAAATTTCAAGAATCCTGGCTCTCTAGGGAAATGTACAAGGACTGGCTGGTTAAGGAAGTCGAGGACATTCACTTCGCCCGATGTAGGGCGTGTTGTAAATCAATCAAACTTCAGACCATGGGCGAGGCTGCTCTCACCAGCCATGCAGCGGGAGCTGGCCACAAAGCAGCGGTACGCAAGCTAGTGGAAGGTACAGTAGCTTAGCCTCAATTATATCAAGGGAAACTGCCATGAAACGCgtttaaatatatgcaattgtTTAATGCTGACCCTCCCTGTTTGTCCAGCCTCTTTAATATTGGGTTGTGGTGCTGCAGTTTTGTTTTTGGTGGTGGGTGTGTGTATTTGGCTGCGACAGCTGTATAGACGTGAGAGTTACAACATCTGTCTCAGGTCATTAACCACAGCTTTCCCATCGGTCATGAATTATGAGAATGCATGCATACGATTTTTGGATGACAACAATATAGCCTCGTATGGTTGTCATAAACTTCCTCTTACGTTTTAagattttaaatgtaaaaataataaaagtaatacTAGAGTGATGTAAAAACAGTATTTTGTCATCATTTCAATTTAAGGTTAACCTATATTTATTACCCCATTATTTTGTGATTTTCCATTATTATGAAGTTACACAAACCTGGTGTAACATTAACTTTAATTTGTTCCCTATTTGACAATTTAGTCAAATTAAgatatttggtcaatttaacccctttaaaagaacatttaagtattcacaaaacaccataaaTCCATTAGTTTTGCTGTTCTGTGTAAAGAGTCTGCCATCACTTAACTCAGAAAACTCTTTTTAATTGGTGTCTGAGTTTATGTTGAGCCTGCTAGTTCTCATTATAAAATGTTTCAGTGTTAAACTAACTAACGTTGATCCGAGTTTCAAACCATGGGCGTTGGGTCCTTGAATTTGATGTTAAATGAGGTGTGGGAACCCTGTCCTTGTCCTTTTTACAGCACTATTTTTTGTACTGCCTTTAATGACATGATGCTGCAGTATCAAGCTCAGTCCATCCTGATGAAATAAACCTAGAAAAAAATCCGGATTGTAACATTTCAACATTATATTTGTAATTTATCTTTACAGTAAGCTTATTTTCTACTATTACAAATACTAAAACAGGAGTGCAGTCATGATGCTGTAAGGCGCTTTGGACTAGATATGTGTGTTAGTCTGTAAATAAGCGTGTGTAGGTGTGATGTACCTGCCTTAACCAGAGGGAGGCGCTCTCTGCTTGTTTCTCTGAGACACTAACATTCAGTGCCACTGCCTCCCATTCTGTCTGTCTCTTTTTCCAATTAGGAGGCAATGTGATGCTGATCAATGCTGCTGGGCAGATAAATGGCAGCGTGAATCGGGTAAATATTTCAAgtgattgttttatatttgttttagAGTTAAAGGTCTAGTTATAAAGAACATTCAAATGAACCTGGAGCAGCTCATATCAATGCACAACTATGACTCATACAATGTTCCAGCAGCGGGAAGTAATACCTTAAACCACACTTTGTTCTCTCCGCCTCAGACTGAAGACAGCAAGGAGCAAGTGGCCATCTGCCTCCAGCGGGACGCCTTGGACAGAATACCAGGCAGCAACTGGGCCGATCAGCACCACAGCCCCACTACAAACTCCACCTCCCACAATGCTGAGCTGCAGGATGCCACATTTCCTACTGCCTACTTCACAGCACCAGGTACACAGATACATCTCTGCCAGCTGCCACACTCTTTTGAATTATTATGTTTACTAATTACATTCCAATATTAACAAGAATATTACTCTTTGCTGAGAAGTatcacataaaaaaacacttaaTGATTACCTTAAGCTTGATAGGATTGTTTGGGATAACATGACAGAGGAGGATGGAGTGTCTTTTACCCCCCTGCATTACTGTAAGGTTGTATTTTTTTTACTAAATGACAATGAAGTTGAATCAAAACTCATTTAAATAtacaatgttttttattttgttgtggcTGGATTTAATTTGAAGGCAGGGGTCTATTAGTTTACAATTACTGTTAAAAACAGACATTGTTGTAAATCCCCCTGTCTTTTTTGGTCTtgtgggaggcggggcttagCCTCCACATACCAGGCCACACCTGATCCCGTTTAAGGCCTGTAATCAGCCCTGCTCAGTCTCTCCTGCGTCTGTAGCAGCAAGCTGACCTCATGTGCTCTCTTCACAAGCTGAATATATCGATACATTATTTGAGTAAATTGTGATTATGTTTATTGATGGCTTATCCTAATCCTTATCCTGTGAAAGCAATATTTGTTGTAACAGAGTGTTGTAGCCCTTCCTGATTTccatttgtgttttatgttcTAGCCTTAAATTCACCATCATGTAGATCAACTGTCAACTGCATGTGAAGAGAATAAATGGTTGAACTGCTCTCATCGTGGGTCCTCATACTTTGACCAGTATGCCAATGCAGAGGCACTTCAGGCAACCCTCCCTCCGACTATTCATTCCACAAACAAAGACACCTAGCCTGCTGTAGTATAGAACAAATGGTTTGCCTATCCAGTTTCTCCTTGACATCTTTCATTGACCTCATGATTTTTTCATCAAGGTGAAGGAAAGATTTCAAGGAGAATTAATTAGGAGTCAGTTAGGACGATACTAAAAGTAGCCCCTGGTTCTTGCATCACATTTTTCTCAGCCCTGTTTTAAACTTTCTGCGGTGTAAACCGCTAATAAGAAACCAGTTGTGCATTGATTGAAACAGCTACATGCATTTAATGTTGTGAAGTAATCAACACATATCTTTCACCTCTGACTTGGCAGGCACCTCCCGGCTCATCAGCCAGCGTCTCCTCCCGACAGGCGGCGAGGGGGGGGAAGAGACCCGCCGCTCGACTCAGCAGGACCCCACAGATATGTCCCGACAGGAGCACCAGCAGAGGGCCGAGGCtctggagcagcagcagcagatgaAGATCCTGGAGTGGcagaacaggatgaaggtgCTGGCGTGGGAGCAGGAGCtggtgagggagaggaggagagcagCGCGGCAGGAAGAGAAGGCCTTCAGGATGAAGAAGGCGTACTACAAAGCCAAGCTAAAGAGGATGGGAGAGGATGTTCCGCCAtcttcctccagcagcagcgATGAAGAGGAAAACACTTCTAATCAGACAGGATGAACGGATTCTATTTCTTGTATTTCTGATCAGTGCTTGTTTCATTATTGAATGCTTTTGTGTATATGCCATGAAACTGTTGCTACTTTTATACATGTATACATTTTcagtcccatatgccgtgtgccgcccggacatggtatcatgctccctgaaagcgggtgactccactgtagcaatagcctgcaatggctttatcgtcttttccctggctagcagtcccttggttaaaatccagccgctgttgctgaggtgcaggtgcaggtggagtggcgtcggctgagtctctgtggtcttagctactagcttcgtcccagcatgttgtttttgcagatgttttaagagatttgaatgactggtttgggcagtagataggctctttgacccgccaggacacaacttacatttaacagaaactttcttttctttgtgctcgacaaaagtgaaatagtgagaatatctccaggtggagaaactagacttgagctccgccgccgccatgatagtcttgttagtaaacaacacaaacacgcccacagcccgtctccgcatgtgacacaggaagtatctaagtacatttactcaagtactgtacttaagtacagttctcatctctgttcgcctggctgttgatTATATACAAaaactaacggagtaacgcaccatgtagtaacggtaactgagttactgaatttaaaaagtaatgcattagagtagttactgccaaaaataactgcGTTACAgtaactttgtaacgcgttagtcccaacactgattATAAGAGGACTGTTAGTTGCTTTAAATTAGCAGTTCTTACACAAATACTTCTTTGCTTTTTCTGAGATAAACTGAACTAGTTGAGTACACTTCGCTTAATCTCAAATTTAAAATGAGGATCTAGACCAATAGAAAACATGTAAATggtatatttttttaaaggcttcttacatatgtaaatatttaaaaaataccatGATCCTGTTTTGTTTAATAATCATTCATCACCATGTGTCTTAAGTATTTAACATTTTGAGATGTCCATTGTTGTTGAGGGTGATTGTAAAGAGCATtacaaaatgtattcagattaaATCTAATCACGGCAGCTGTAAATGTAATGTTATTCCTAAATGGACACTTCTTCATGATTGTACATGCATGGCATCTTTTGCGTGTCCAAATGAGTAACTTTTTGTTTGGccatgtaaataaataatataataagaGTTTTGACAGGGGAAGGCTAGCTGTTCGTGTTATGCTAAGATAAGCTAATTGCCTCTTGGCTTTAAtgcagaaaaaatatatatatttgatcaaactcacaaaacaaatacatatttacatttaatataaatacaaaatatcccTTTAAATTGTCACCCATCTGTCTGTATGTCAAAGATATAAGCATGTCTCAGATACCTGCCAATGAGTCATACTTTTACAAATCTGACCGTTAAGTGGTCCTACAACCCTGAGTACAGGTTATATGGTGTCTCAGCTGGGGGCTTCTGTTTTCACCAGGCATCATGGTGGCAGCTGAACATCTCTGACTCCTCTGGATGTCCGTATCCGTCTGTCAGGAGGTTTTGCCTGCTCAGTTTTTTCGCACCTGAAAATGTCTGTTCTCATGAATAAGGAAAGCACACACTCACCCAGAATAAATATGAACAGACGTGTAGGAATAagtcattttttttaatatccaACATTTCTCTTGTTTCCGCGGTAACGGGAACAGCTGTTTCCATGCCGCCGTCCCCTTGCCGACGGCGGGATAGAAGGCATCCCATAATGAACACACGAGAAAACAAAGACAATCTCccatccctcctcctcctctcaccaaCAATCTCTTACTGTGTCCGTCATTTGTCCACTTTTGCTTAagcagagcacatctctacgtTTCAAGAACGCCTTAGTTTCCTCTCACCCTCAGAACCAGATTAACCTGAAGCTGGAGTTTTCTGTTAATTGACTGCTGTGTATAAAAGCATTAATATGACTGGTTAATGATTTGATTTTGTGCATATAAATCTAGAACAGGAAGGTTAGTTTGAACCATATCTGCACTATAGGCTATGCACCCAGAGTTCGCCTGTTAGTTTGGATATGTTGAAATTGTGTCTAGGGATAATAAATGCACCGATAGGGTTGACATTCAAACTTGTTTGGTCAAATATAAACCAAACCCAGTGTCCTGCATGAAAGAGACACTTTTCCCGCTTTTTTCTTATCATTTGTCTTTGAAAATGTTGCATTGATATACAGTCTACGATTGAGACTGagaaacagaaaaaagggaacatttggATGGGAAAAAAATCACATACTTAAAAAAACAATCCCATACAAAATGGCAACATAAATAATCAATACAGTGTCAATAAATtattgataaataaaataaatctcatgtCTGTACAAGTTAAAGGTACTGTCAGTTGAAGATAAtaataagaaaaataaataaatgaatggaGCAGATGAATGAAACGAGTGAGTAGGAATCAAAGTCTACACCTTAAACAGAATAGTGGATGGTGTTCCTGTGCTGGAGCAATTTTGGCAATActactttacaaatatgttggcTTGTCATCTTCCAGGGACATGGGGAAGACAGAGCAGGGAGATATTCATTTGTGAGATgtgtttttccagaatttgcTTTTCAATAATTGTTTCTCTGCGATGAGTAACGTCCACGCCCTTCATCCTTCTGAAGGCTGGTGAAGACTGCCTGTCTTCATTGCTTCTAAATGCCTGTGTGTTGTTACCTGAAGGCCTGAACTCAGCTGTGAGAGAGGAGCAGCTGCTGATGGAAAGAGCTGGCACTCAAACCCACTTAGAGGCTTTTAGCGCTGACACACCTGacatctcctctcctctgcaGACTGCTACGGTGCTGCAGAAGCGACGCCAAATCTTGCAAGAGACCTCATCTCTTCCTAAACAATGAGAGGaaatgtgtatgaatgtgtCCTGGTTTGAACCTCTCCATCAATGACAGCTTGTTAGCAAAGTAAGGAAGTGCCTCAAATATAAATAATTCATTTCCCAGCAACTGTGTTCAGCCAAGGAACAACAGCTGGCAGGGGATCTATCGGTTACAGACACGAGCTGAGGCTAGCTGGATATGTGCTGCAGGTCTAATTTGTGAACTCCAAATAAAATATGGTAGCACACTAAGATGAATGACAGCAAATCAAAATCCTGCAAACGGTCGGTAATGTTTTGGCACAGATCTAGAGGCCtttttaaaacagtttttttcaATTTGGACTTGTTTTCATGGCACAGTCattgaaaaaacaacaaaaataccCGAAAAACAAATAATGAGAATTACGCGTAGAGCTTTCACACCCTGCACAGGTCATTTTCATCACAGGAAATTGAAGAACGAGGATGT
This Pseudochaenichthys georgianus chromosome 7, fPseGeo1.2, whole genome shotgun sequence DNA region includes the following protein-coding sequences:
- the LOC117449525 gene encoding uncharacterized protein, with the protein product MPGKCKFQESWLSREMYKDWLVKEVEDIHFARCRACCKSIKLQTMGEAALTSHAAGAGHKAAVRKLVEGGNVMLINAAGQINGSVNRTEDSKEQVAICLQRDALDRIPGSNWADQHHSPTTNSTSHNAELQDATFPTAYFTAPGTSRLISQRLLPTGGEGGEETRRSTQQDPTDMSRQEHQQRAEALEQQQQMKILEWQNRMKVLAWEQELVRERRRAARQEEKAFRMKKAYYKAKLKRMGEDVPPSSSSSSDEEENTSNQTG
- the wdr6 gene encoding tRNA (34-2'-O)-methyltransferase regulator WDR6 translates to METAALVSPVTALEFLQDAFLLTGEGPVLTVYSLQHRPKACASLSVLQNYRIHGIRPRSLAAERSSILGPNFYDIVVFGGKAVRLVRLHVDLQDGEHLRLEILGPLMELQDWALDVRWLSGDKHSLLGVAVAHNSALLLDIRTGNALLQRSCLEGCLLYSALLLVHESWDDTILVGGTVFNQLVLWKPGAGGDESSNSKHKAPVERRLLGHSGVIFSISYLQEKGWLASASDDRSVRVWGVGALGGPGGKCGDLNPSCLRVLYGHQARVFSVRLSPGNVFSAGEDGACLVWDWAGEGKVVRTLKGHKAGGVRALAISEGRADGERWVATGGADGGVRLWRVEGSEEGMDTTEEAATEKLTDLRFTGQGLPKAVCIAGEEDTNAPWSQSKFVVCTDHGTVYQYSDGQWEMVWQGTTDFQSYCVMETTTVSVKNSTAKVNLCAVANLSGSIHVFPISHPQCGILLTGGSGKIHSLIWHEAKEQMYLLASGAEGFVSRWCVKVELDENSPLALSVKPLPPFLLPSCAKRWLTAAVCLHSSSQGLLWVCGDRRGSLLLFQEGGKQERNMRDGKRIAESSQTGRKPTDGEGLEAEGNGSGGDIKTEMVEDRHPTLHPLSCRFGVHGKQGVTSVCEYQGLLYSTGRDGCVRVFRVNPTPPEKPEEKSVENKDGLQLQVLRVQRACKGMEWLERILILEPDIPVEEAEEEESFRPEEERTENKGREARFAIIGFHGVHFVVWDPVRQERLFAVPCGGGHRSWSLWPPHKGVWPGYGALVFIKQGAVMTSQTPGEALSIGGKAGGWGLREGVHGRGIGCMCRLGMIRGIKNENQTESPGDLAETEGMDELKEGGHWEIVVTGGEDTSLTVIAIQPRSGSIKVLSVITDHISSIRTVTAVTRQEGGGESQKQSLSALLVSAGGRAQMQCYRLSIGWDQQRLAPSCQVIQVASHRLDEQWEKRRNRHKTVKMDPETRYMSVEVVEEKPDGVLLAMACSDGALRLFSVSEGTHQIDLLWETFFHQRCVLSVAACSLEEGEGHRYRLLFSAATDGRIAVWDLTDASFLSTGTQPIPCLHIHAHQSGINSLAVWTEKPGLNEGGCLVTVASGGDDGQLTVSTIRVHYPEDRKFGGSRVSSQISEALSPPTQLHLELHSQYHSPLAHAAPLTALKLLCPGLLVSTSADQRVCLWRVCSTGISHIGALCSHVADAAGLAVWEGQLREEGDKEMKTSFESEQEISVWRASQTRFKKTAAQFSNEETAGESEDAGAVKAESETSHLVCQTSEEKAGETASECSDQAETDGVSQGNTERGFRSEKMREKTGWVLLCGQGFQLLRVPNTESAQSQKESHRVKVTLQGKST